The Girardinichthys multiradiatus isolate DD_20200921_A chromosome 11, DD_fGirMul_XY1, whole genome shotgun sequence DNA window GCAACATGGAAACTGGGGAAGATGGAGTCCATTTGGCAGCTGCTCCCGGACCTGTGGAGGTGGGGTGAGGTTTCGGACCAGACAGTGTGATAACCCACCGTGAGTGACCTGTCGATCCACAGTGATGTCACAAGTCGCACCAACCTGACACACTTACCTGTCATTGTTCTCAGTCCAGCCAACGGAGGGCGCACCTGCTACGGGAACAGCTATGAGTTCCAGCTGTGCAGCCAGGAAGACTGTCCTCCCTTGACTGACTTTAGGTTAGTAAATATGTTTGTTTCCGTGTCCTCTGGCTGACTTTGGCTCAGTAAATCTGATGTCTCTTTGTGTTTCAGGGAGGATCAGTGTAAAGCCTGGAATCCATTTTTGGAACATGAAGGAATGAAACATCACTGGCTTCCATATGAGCATCCTGACCGTAAatacacacccagacacacatcATGACAGTAAACATAGCGGAGATGAAACACACTCATTCCTGGCTGCTGAACGTAGGGATTCAAACACAGTTGTCTCTTTTTGAGGACCTCTGGGTTTACCCGtgaaagtgaggacatttttctgAAGTTGCTGGGATGTTGTGTGTTGCAACAATGCTGTGGGACTGACCCACACTAATCTGGGTTCAGGTTCATGTTTAATGTCCTTGGAATGCATTATGTAACTGAAGGTCCTCACAAATTCCCAAAGACATCTacgtgtgtgtaggtgtgtgctTCTTTAGGTTGTCTATTTAAGACCTTTTCTGGTCTTACACCCACCTTCTGAAGGTCTTATCGGGACCAAAGTTGAGTATCAATTCGGTAAATGACCGTTTAGGGGTCAGGGATTAAGCTATGGTGTAAACTAGGTTTAGAATGAGGTTAAAGTAAATGTCTGAGGCCTAAATGCAGGAACTAAAAAGCTCCTAATATGGCCACaaatacgtgtgtgtgtgtgggggggggggggggtttacaTGTTAAAGTCATCAGGCAGGAATCTGTTGTTGAAGGAAACTTGGAGCCTCTCCTCCctttaacttttcatcttctgaGAATAATTTAGTGTCTCTCTCCACAACGTTTTATGATCAACTTCAAATATTCCACCTTACGTCTCTCTGagaacaggtgtgtgtgtgtgtgtgagtgtgtgtgtgtgggggggggggggggggggggggggttcacaTGTTAAAGTCATCAGGCAGGAATCTGTTGTTGAAGGAAACTTGGAGCCTCTCCTCCctttaacttttcatcttctgaGAATAATTTAGTGTCTCTCTCCACAACGTTTTATGATCAACTTCAAATATTCCACCTTACGTCTCTCTGagaacaggtgtgtgtgtgtgtgtgtgtgtgtgtgtgtgtgtgtttgtgtgcagagGATGAGCGCTGTCGTCTCTACTGCCAGTCCAAGGAGACAGGCGCCGTGGTGTCCATGAAGAGAATGGTGCATGATGGGACGCTGTGTTCCTATGATGACGCCTACAGCATCTGCGTCCGAGGAGAGTGTGAGGTCTTTATTGTGCTTCGGTTTCCAAGTGTGACTCACACCCTGCAGTTTTTCTCctgaatttagtttttaatttaatgatgTCTGAAGAGGAACAACTGAGCGGTGCTCTTGACACAATAATGctgaatattttcattttagacAGTGATTGGTTGTTCTGGTGATTTAGtttgtttatctttttattgACCTCAAGgtgaatacattttcatttcattcataGTATGTAGATTTAGTGTGTAAGGTCCAATACATTCACCAGTAATGCAGTTGGCCTTTCTCACCTTGTCTCCTCCCTCTTGCAGCATGTAGGATGTGACAGTCAGATTGCTTCAGATCAGCGGGAGGACCAGTGTGGAGtctgtggaggagatgattccAGCTGCAAGATTGTCAAAGGAAACTTCACCCGAAGCACCAGGAAGCCAGGTGATCTGAACTGAACCAAACTCACCCGTGTCCACACTGATGAGCTATACTATTGTGACCATTGACAGGCAAATTGAAAAACCGAGTCACAGCTTTTCCATCACTGTGGCTCTAAGTAAAATCTTTGGTTGGCAGTAAGGACCTAAAAAAGTGGCCCAAGGAAAACCTGAAAGCTGGAGACAGGGTCAGAGACAACCAAAGATCAGGTGAACGATGATCGGGGTCTAAAGGAAAGCATCTCTACCTCAAACTGTggttctgaaatgttctggttgGAGCAGCAGACCAGTCAGGGTGTCCATCATGACCCATGTCCAACATCTAAAACTCCTACAGATTGTGTGAGCATCACAAATGGAAGGAGGTGGTCCAATCTGATTGATCATGTTTTCTGTTGCATCATATGGCTGCTCAGGcccatgttcatgtgttacttGGGGAGGACAAGGCACCATTAAAGAAAAGTAACCCAGTTGTGGCAGTGTGATACTTTGGACAATATTCTGCAAGGAAACCTTACGTCCAGCCTACTGCTGCTGACAGGCACCAGTAGTCAGATAGCAGTggcatcttccagcaggatgtaATCCCTTGATGAAAGGCTTCAACGGTATCTTGAAGAACTCACCATCCAGACCAGGCCTTCACCACAaaggatttaagtgactttctCTCATCCAGTCTGAAGCTGTCCAGGCTGGTCCTGGCCAGGCACTGATGGCTCTGACCTCTTTACTAAGAGGTTTCAGTGTGATCCACACTTTTACTCTTAGCCAGCTTGGGGTTGGTCTGCTCATACTGAAGGACACCCTCTGGACCTTGTTTTTACTTTAGGTCTGAACATGGACTTGCTCTGGATGgttttcatcatcatcatcatcatcatcatcaactttATTCATAAAGCGCTTCAACATGAgccacagctgaaacaaagtgcTGAACATTGGGgataaataagagaaaaaacatCAGATTAAATAACATAGCTAAACACACAACAAtgtaaataacttaaaaactcaatacaaacataataaaaaccaaacaataaaacaaataaaatcaaaacctaTAAAAGTTGGGTTGAAGGCCAGGGAGTAATAGTATGTTTTTGAACAGGTTTTAAAAATGGACAGTGAAGGGGCCTCTTGAAtgtgcaaagataaaaaaaattatttgtcatCACCAccttattatttagttttatctcTTGCAGTCTTCAGCAAGGTTACATCTCCCTTCGTAAGTTCTTCTACTGCTGCTTTTATTCTATTTATGCTCTTATGATGATGTAAATATCCTCAGTgatgattaaaataaacaccAGCTTTCAGTTCTAGAAAAGCAGGTGTTGGGAACAGAATCTTTACTTTTCCTCTAGAAAGGTAAAGATTCTGGTTTGGACCAGAtgctgaaaaagaaactgcttagtcaatcacttaacctggatggcattaaattgacctctgataataaagtaaaaaaccttggtgttaactttgactaggacatgtcatttaaatcccatattaaacaggtttctaggatttccttctttcacctccagaacattgccaaaattagaaatatcctgtctaggagtgacgctgaaaaactagtccatgcatttgttacttcaaggctggactattgtaattctttactatcaggatgtccacaaaatgcagttaaaagccttcagctgattcaaaatgctgcagcaagagttctgatgaaaattaaaaagagagatcatatttctcctattttagcttcccttcattgcctccctgttaaatccagaatagaatttaaaattctcctcctcacatataaagcccttaatgatctagctccatcatacatcagagatctgattggtccatatgttcctaacagagcactttgttctcagactgcaggtttactggtggttcctagtctctagaagtagaatgggaggcagatcttttagttatcaggctcctctcctgtggaaccagctcccagttttagtccgtgaggcagacaccctgtctacttttaaggctaggcttaaaactttcctttttgataaagcttatagttagagtggcttagtttatcctgaactatctctgtagttatgctgctaaaggcttaggctgctggaggacataatgaccactttcaccctcttcgctacattctcatactactctccagttttgctttatttgctgttatttcagcttctaactttatgttctctcttttctcttcctagaagctacacctggtctggCTGTGTggttagctgtggcaccttcttGGAGGGACacatcagctgagctgctgctgccaacaacttaatgctcaccttctacagatgatccacatgaccctgtctttcagtgtttaaccctttctctctcctagacatggctactgactgagcttctactgtaactaactctatgttgtctctttcagactctaaccttgaaaactggatcagagtttatctgttctttctttctagatgaaacgactaaaggagctacatccattaacatttacttttccttcccatagaaagtactcctggatcagtgcttctttgttctctttgtgtctctgctctgttctctcaaacctccagtcggtcatggcagatggccgctcacactgagcctggttctggttctgctggaggtttcttcctgttaaaagggagtttttcctctccactgtcgctacatgcatgctcagtatgagggattgctgcaaagtcaacgccagtgactgtccactgtctctacatgctcatccaggaggagtgaatgctgcaagtcactgactggatgcaatctgctgggtttccttagatagaaaaactttttaaccagtttgaataaataactgaatctgattgtTTGATATTTAGGATTATATGGAATGAATGAACCTGActttaaatctgtttaaatCTTTATATGTGTTGTGATTTgttgctatagaaataaaacagagtTAAATTGAATTGAGACTGTATCAGGACCAAAGCAGGCCTTCGGAGCCCTAATGAAGTCtatggtcataatgttatgacaGAATTACAGATGGTTATCCAGTGATGTCTGAATAATTGCCTTAATTGACTGATTTTTGACAATATGCTGTAGGTTACCTGAAGATGTTGGAAATTCCCAAAGGAGCCAGGCGCCTCACGATCCAGGAGTTTAAGGGGACCCCTCATGTTCTGGGTAAGAGGAGTATAGAAACCAAGACCTTGTGTTCATTGTTGGTTCACAAACTATCTTGATCCAGAGTTTTATGTTGCAGCTGTAAAGAACCAGGAGACGGATCACCTCTTTCTCAATGATGAACATGAGATTCCTGAAAGCCGAGTGGTGATTGAGAAGGGTGTGGTCTGGGAATACAATAAGACTGGTGAGCAGGAGTCCCTTCAGACCAATGGGCCACTGAAGTATGGAGTCATACTCATGGTCAGTCACTTGAAGAAAAGACACAGTATTGTCAATGTTTCTGGATAGAAGGTCCACCAGAGTGAACCTTTTCCTTCCTTCTGTTCTTCAGGTCCGTTCTCACCTGGATTCCAAGGTGACAGTGTCTTATAAGTACATCATACAAGATCATATCCGTTCTTCGCTTGAGTCCAACATGGTTCAGGAAGAAGCCCTTCTCTATGAGTGGGCTCTGAAGAAATGGTCTCACTGCTCCAAACCCTGTGGTGGAGGTATCTACTAGCTCACAGGCTCCCAGTATCCAGTAACCCACCTGCGATGGACTCAATGTCAAATTCTGTTGCAGGGACGCAGTACACCCGGTTTGGCTGCAGGAGGAAGGCTGACGGGAAAATGGTTGAGAGAATAGACTGCTCCGACATCAATAAACCCAGACCCATCAGCCGCAAGTGCAACACCGAAAGCTGCAGATCTCTACGGTAACTCACGCAGACTGCCATGGAAACACAACATGATTACACCAGAGTCATCCAGTCAGAAAGCAGCAGATTCATTTTAACTTTGGAATCTTGTCCCAACCACCAGGTGGGTGAATGGAGACTGGGAGGCCTGCAGTGCCTCCTGTGGTCTGACTGGGTGGCAGCGGCGTTGGGTGAGCTGCCAGCAGGAATCCAGCAGTGGGAAACAGCAGCGCTCAGTtaacagcaaactctgcactGACGACCGGCCAGAATCCAAACAGCCATGCAACCGCTTTCCCTGCCCTGCAGCGTGGAGACCCGGGCCTTGGACACCTGTAAGGAGATAGTTACAGGCATCCAGGAGTCACCGACTTGTGGATTACGTCTGACGTGATTCTCTGTGAACTACACATCTCCAGCttcctttctcttctttttaataccaaaattcaatttcttTTGAGGTCAAACTTCCTGTCTCTTCCTTCTTTTTGGTCTATGtttaaatgttccttttttGACAGCCTTTAACACTGTTCTCTTTAACTAAGATGTATGTTTCTCTTGGGAACAACCTTCCATTTATACAGCCTTCATATTCTTTCCTGATATAGACTCAGTTTATCTTGAAGctaatttttttctctttatttctgGACTATGTTtaatattcaattcagtttatttatatagcgccaattcacaacacatgtcgtctcaaggttcttcacaaaggtcaggttcatacattccaattaatcgtaaccattgaacagttcagtcagattcagttatttattcaaattggataaaaagtttttctatctaaggaaacccagcagattgcatccagtcagtgacttgcagcattcactcctcctggatgagcatgtagagacagtggacagtcactggtgttgactttgcagcaatccctcatactgagcatgcatgtagcgacagtggagaggaaaaactcccttttaacaggaagaaacctccagcagaaccagaaccaggctcagtgtgagcggccatctgccacgaccgactggaggtttgagagaacagagcagagacacaaagagaacaaagaagcactgatccaggagtactttctatgggaaggaaaagtaaatgttaatggatgtagctcctttagtcgtttcatctagaaagaaagaacagataaactctgatccagttttcaaggttagagtctgaaagagagcacatagagttagttacagtagaagctcagtcagtaaccatgtctaggagagagaaagggttaaacactaaaagacagggctatgtggatcatctgtagaaggtgaacattaagttgttgccagcagaagcttggacgattcccctctccagaaaggtgtcacaggtagacatagaaccaggccaggtgtagcttctaggaagagaaaagagagaacaaagttaaaagctgaaataacagcaaataatgcagaattagagagtagtatgagaatgtagcagagagggtgaaagtggtcattatgtcctccagcagcctaagcctatagcagcataactacagagataactcaggataaactaagccactctaactataagctttatcaaaaaggaatgttttaagcctagccttaaaagtagacagggtgtctgcctcacggactaaaactgggagctggttccacaggagaggagcctgataactaaaggatctgcctcccattctacttctagagactccaGTAaacctggataggatatttctaattgtGGCAatattctggaggtgaaagaaggcaAGCCTAGAAACCTGTCATTATCATAATAGGCATGTCGGGTTTAGCCTTCAGGCTTTTAGGCTTAGGTCCATCCAACCGGCCGAATATGTTCTTTGCATGCAGaaggaaattaaataaagtagTTCTACACAATATTGCATAAACTAGTCTTTTACTACTGTGATATTGCCCACATTGCACACAATGTTGCAATGATGGTGCTTAGGTACATGGGTCAGCTCTGTTTACTGCTTCCTCAAACAATTTTAACTACAGAAGGTTTATTAGGTGTAGTCAGGTGGTCCAATTAGAGTCTAATTATTACAAATGTTTGCCCAGTGTTCAGTCTCCTGTGGAAATGGGACTCAGGACCGTCAGGTTGCGTGTTTAAATCCTGAAGGTTCAGCTGGAAACTGCAGCGATCCTCAGCCAATAGCAACGCGGTCTTGTCAGGCCCCGCCCTGCAACGGTAGGCATCCACCAATCATTATATTTCTTTATTGGAGCCAATGGTAAACTGTTAACTGCTCTGCTTTGTGTGTTTCCTTCCTTCAGGAGATCAGAAGAACGCCATCATCCTGTGGCTTTCCAGATCCAACCCAAACTTCCTGGCTCCACAGACATCTCCCAGTAAAACATTCAGcttcctgttgtgtttccattagAACCTTCTGATTTATCTCTTAGTAAATATTTGGACCAGTCAAACATTACTAATATCTTGCTGATCTTTTCTCAATATGCCAACAACAAAACCAGTCAGAACCATGAAAACATCCAACTGGACCTTTGAAGCATTAGCTCTATAGTTGGGTTGGGTGTTAATACTTTAAGGTCTTGAGTTTGGGTCCATCACTTTGACCTGAACTGATTGCTCTGTATGTCCCTGTGGGTCAGGCTAAGTTTGGCATTGTCCAACAGCCTACAGAGGAGCAGGTCTTTAAAGATGTTGGTTGTCTTACAGAACTTCCTGGTTTCACAGACAACAAACATTGGAGATAAATTGCATTGTGCAGTATTGTTGAGAGGCCCAATGTGATCTATAACCAGAGGTTCAATagtttaattttacttttaagATCATCTAATCCATCTGTGTCTTCAGGGCAGCGTTGCCGTGGTGACCGCTCTGTGTTTTGCCGGATGGAAACGTTGAGCCGGTACTGCTCCATCCCCGGATACAGACAGATGTGCTGCAAGTCCTGCAACGAGACAAGCGTCAGCAACTATGATGGTTTCAGCAACTCCAGCAATTACAGCAACTTTAGTAACTTCAGCAACTTGAGTCCCACAAACAGGTCAGACATGACAGAACTTTCCAAGTTGTAAAAACAGAACCGTCTTAAAAGATGGAATACACAGCTACACAAAATTAATGCTAAGACCCCCTGAGACCGGATCAAAATGTTCTGACCAGCAACAGCTGGTACCAAATGAACAGAAGTGATAAATGAGCTGTCTTTAATGATGGTGTTAGGGTGCTTTCAGCAGGTCTGCTTCATGTTTGTATGAAATATCTGCAACAGGTTCAATCAATAATGGTGCAAGAATTCAGCTGGAAACagtttgattattatttttcattttttcacagaTGTGGAAAAGATTTAAATGGCTTCATACTATGGAATAATGTATATTGATAtagacggacagacagacatgAACTCTGTTGTCaaagcttgatttttttttttttttaatgaccaGAGTCTGAGAATTTGAGTCCTTCTCTCCTTTGCCTACCCAGTACAAATCAATCTAAAATGCTTTTGCTTTCGTCTTTTAGTTCCTGGGAGTTGACTGAAACGATGTCAGGGACCACGTCTACCTCATGGGTTAGTTATGTCCCCAATGAAGTCACCAGCACACGGCCCCCCACCAGCAAGAGCAGCACCGACTTCGTCTACGTGGAGTACAGTGATTACAACGAGTTTCTGGCGTATGACAACGCTCCGCCACTCTCTGAGACACCGCCTCCTGTTCCAACTACCACTGCTATTACCACTACTACAGCCGGTATCACAGCTGGTACGACAGCCACTGCAACTACTACAAGGTGTCCAAGAAAAACCACTCAGGTGTTTTTATCAAACAGAAAATCTCCCCCAGTGCCCTTAGTTACGCTTAATCCAAACCAAACACCGGCACCACTCAGAACATCTGATCTCCCAGAGTTCCCCATAGCAATGTccactgaacacaccatcaccaCCACACCATCAGCAGCACCACCTTCAGTACCTGTCTCGAAGAAGGAGAACAACTCTGTGAATGAGGTTCCGTACCGGATTGTTGGAGCGGACAGCAACACCACTAGAGAACAGCAGAACGTCTTTGTTCCAAGGATGCTGCCTTTCCACGAACGGACTCAGAACAAACGCATTGAGCAACTTCTAAAGGAGAGACGGCTGCAAGACCTCCTCAGACTGCTGAATCGGACCAGAACGAGACGGAACCTCCTGACAGAGGTCCACCGGACCAGAGTGAGAACTAGGGACAGGAGAGATTGAACCGGTTTTGTTCTTTCTGCTGTTGAGCTCCTTAATCTAAGCGCTAAGCCCAATAAACtgagtgagaaaaaaaactgacaatAAATCCTTCATCTTTATGTCTACTGAGCTTTAAACCAAAGTTAATCTGTCAAGCGTGAAAGACCAGAGCCTGGACTGCAGAAAACTTCGGGTCTGTTCGGGTTTTGTAATTATGTTGTCTATACCAAATaatcctgtttttaaataaagcaaagtCTCATCCAGCTGCTGATGTCACATATAGTGACTCATGCACATTTGGATCAGATCACATCGTGTCTGACTCCTAAACCCTCAGATTGTCCCTGATCCAGAGTCTGTTCATCTTTAATGACTCTCTGGTGTGACCAGAACCTGGTATTTTCCATTTTATCTCTCATTTCAGTGTTATTCAGCAGACTGTTGGGTTTTACATCACATTATCTCCACTGACCTGTTAACACAACTTCATTCAAAATCCAACCTCCATCTTGTCTATATTTTTAGATTTGGTGCAGCTTgttgaggtttgcagacattCATTTCTGCTCAAGTCTTCAAAGGTCCAACCTCAGCATTTGGATCAGGTTgagatttggactttgactggacctgTCATATTAGAACTGATCtccctgacccacatgcagaatcactcTAGGACACAGGTAAGTTTCAAAAGTTGAATTATCTCAAGAGGCAAAACTGTCCTTTTAATTCTCCCAAAGGATGCGTTCTCTGGTCATCTAGTCCACTCTCGGGCTTGTGATCTCCTGGTAGATGATCTAAAGGGAGGGTTCTTGGGGCACAATCCGTGGGCAGCAATCCAGAGGGTCAGAAGGTGTGCTTCCAGTAAAGTTGGAGAGCGGGCAGGCTGGAGGATAGTTGGAGCTTGCAGAAGCAGCTGGTAGCTGGGTTCCAGGGTTTTTCTGTCCGAAGGTGAAGGAAGTGAATCCAGAGTTGTGATCCACACGACCTGAGAGCAGCAAAAAACACGGGCTTAGATTACTGCAATGTTTGCACAAAGACTTACAAACTTTCAACCATGTACTTGGAAACTGGAGCATCAGGCAAAGAATGCTTGTCCTGCAGCTGCTTAAAAACACTCCAGCCAAAATTGGATACAGACTGCGTCTGCACACCACGTCCACCAGCAAAGCCTGTCCGGGAAGACggaaagacacacacacacacgcacacacacacacacacacacacacacaaagtagcacaacaCAGATTGTGACAGGA harbors:
- the LOC124876446 gene encoding A disintegrin and metalloproteinase with thrombospondin motifs 2-like, producing MTEWRSWSSAALSQSGSVRLLGRRSVLLSVFILPSMDQPRHGFLIIVFLLQISRFLSVYISGDSGSLHQVLSEFSIIRPIRTDSEGRFLSASVSAHQLYRSKRHAPSTEDTPTDSLAEQAPPTWTSSFSHSWRGRSPKEEVELFYNVTVFGHDLHLRLHLNSRLIAPTATLEWEESGHLRSKPIREDGCFYTGTVSDMDDTSVAISNCDGLAGMIRTRGDEFFIEPFDQWRSGEDDDEEDRGDQRHIVYRSSAIMEKPSAANQTTEDYLRGPLLGSLNLNQTMVSHRSARHRRDTTAEMFHIEVLLAVDYSLVLFHGRDHILKYLLTLMNIVNEIYQDHSLGANINIIVAKIIMLSATKSQELISVGNPQKSLENVCGWSYLQQTEQSHAEQHDHTIYLTRQEFGPPGMQGYAPVTGMCQLHRSCVLVLEDGFSSAFVAAHETGHVLGMEHDGEMNDCVDDIPLGSIMSPRVQATFYRYHWSSCSWRELHSYLNTYDCLRDDPFNHDWPTQPQLPGFQYSMDQQCRFDFGPGFSLCTAYTTPDPCKQLWCSDYNNPFFCKTKKGPPLDGTKCGPGKHCFKGFCIKLTPNLLKQHGNWGRWSPFGSCSRTCGGGVRFRTRQCDNPPPANGGRTCYGNSYEFQLCSQEDCPPLTDFREDQCKAWNPFLEHEGMKHHWLPYEHPDQDERCRLYCQSKETGAVVSMKRMVHDGTLCSYDDAYSICVRGECEHVGCDSQIASDQREDQCGVCGGDDSSCKIVKGNFTRSTRKPGYLKMLEIPKGARRLTIQEFKGTPHVLAVKNQETDHLFLNDEHEIPESRVVIEKGVVWEYNKTGEQESLQTNGPLKYGVILMVRSHLDSKVTVSYKYIIQDHIRSSLESNMVQEEALLYEWALKKWSHCSKPCGGGTQYTRFGCRRKADGKMVERIDCSDINKPRPISRKCNTESCRSLRWVNGDWEACSASCGLTGWQRRWVSCQQESSSGKQQRSVNSKLCTDDRPESKQPCNRFPCPAAWRPGPWTPCSVSCGNGTQDRQVACLNPEGSAGNCSDPQPIATRSCQAPPCNGDQKNAIILWLSRSNPNFLAPQTSPRQRCRGDRSVFCRMETLSRYCSIPGYRQMCCKSCNETSVSNYDGFSNSSNYSNFSNFSNLSPTNSSWELTETMSGTTSTSWVSYVPNEVTSTRPPTSKSSTDFVYVEYSDYNEFLAYDNAPPLSETPPPVPTTTAITTTTAGITAGTTATATTTRCPRKTTQVFLSNRKSPPVPLVTLNPNQTPAPLRTSDLPEFPIAMSTEHTITTTPSAAPPSVPVSKKENNSVNEVPYRIVGADSNTTREQQNVFVPRMLPFHERTQNKRIEQLLKERRLQDLLRLLNRTRTRRNLLTEVHRTRVRTRDRRD